The following are from one region of the Mesorhizobium sp. B2-8-5 genome:
- the ftsW gene encoding putative lipid II flippase FtsW gives MQSRLDKSPVATWWWTIDRWFLAAFLSLMGLGIILSFAASPAVAERIGLDSFHFATRQVIFTIPALIVMLAVSFLEARQIRRMSLVMLCIMLVLMVAVLYVGVEVKGARRWVSLAGLSIQPSEFLKPAFVVICAWLFAEHKRQPDIPGNLFALLLLVLVVSLLVAQPDLGQTMLVTGTWGVMFFMAGLPWLWIMALGVIGASGLFAAYSVFPHVALRIDKFLTGEGDTFQVDMGREALINGSWFGVGPGEGTVKRIVPDAHTDFVFSVAGEEFGLIMCFFIMSIFAFIVLRGLSIALKEQDDFTRYAVGGLVTVFGLQSAINMCVNLQLMPAKGMTLPFISYGGSSQIAIAVSMGMVLALTRKRPEKRKQMGFVLSQRAMPAE, from the coding sequence ATGCAAAGCCGTCTCGACAAAAGTCCTGTCGCAACCTGGTGGTGGACGATCGATCGCTGGTTCCTGGCCGCGTTCCTGTCGCTGATGGGGCTTGGCATTATCTTGTCCTTCGCGGCGAGCCCCGCGGTGGCCGAGCGTATCGGCCTCGACAGCTTTCACTTCGCCACCAGACAGGTCATCTTCACCATCCCGGCGCTGATCGTCATGCTTGCGGTCTCCTTCCTGGAGGCGCGGCAGATACGGCGCATGTCGCTGGTGATGCTCTGCATCATGCTGGTGCTGATGGTGGCGGTGCTCTACGTCGGCGTCGAGGTGAAGGGGGCGCGGCGCTGGGTGTCGCTTGCCGGGCTTTCCATTCAGCCATCCGAGTTCCTGAAGCCGGCCTTCGTCGTCATCTGCGCCTGGCTCTTTGCCGAGCATAAGCGCCAACCCGATATTCCCGGCAACCTGTTCGCCCTCCTGCTGCTTGTGCTGGTGGTCTCTCTGCTGGTCGCTCAGCCCGACCTCGGCCAGACCATGCTGGTGACCGGCACATGGGGTGTCATGTTCTTCATGGCCGGCCTGCCGTGGCTGTGGATCATGGCCCTCGGCGTTATTGGGGCGAGCGGCCTGTTCGCGGCCTATTCGGTGTTCCCGCACGTTGCCTTGCGCATTGACAAGTTTCTGACCGGCGAAGGCGATACCTTCCAGGTCGACATGGGCCGCGAGGCGCTCATCAACGGCAGTTGGTTCGGCGTTGGGCCGGGCGAAGGAACCGTCAAGCGCATTGTTCCGGATGCTCATACCGACTTCGTCTTCTCGGTCGCGGGCGAGGAGTTCGGCCTCATCATGTGCTTCTTTATCATGTCGATCTTCGCCTTCATCGTGCTGCGCGGATTGAGCATCGCGCTCAAGGAGCAGGACGATTTCACCCGCTACGCGGTTGGCGGCCTCGTCACCGTCTTCGGCCTGCAATCGGCCATCAACATGTGCGTGAACCTGCAGCTGATGCCGGCCAAGGGCATGACGCTGCCCTTCATTTCCTATGGCGGGTCCTCGCAGATCGCCATTGCCGTCTCGATGGGCATGGTGCTCGCATTGACGCGCAAGCGTCCGGAAAAGCGCAAGCAGATGGGCTTCGTCCTCTCGCAGCGCGCAATGCCGGCGGAATGA
- a CDS encoding UDP-N-acetylmuramoyl-L-alanyl-D-glutamate--2,6-diaminopimelate ligase, with protein MHLKDLAGILPVEGTVSRDLEVTGLSSDSRSVKTGVVFFALAGSKADGSTYAADAAARGAAAIVTGRGTTVSGLSVPVLAVDDPRLALALSAARFFGRQPQTMVAVTGTAGKTSVAAFTRQIWEQAGFAAASIGTTGVVAPGRNEYGSLTTPDPVALHRLLKELADAGVTHASMEASSHGLDQRRLDGVKLAAGAFTNLGRDHMDYHPTVEDYHRAKLRLFDTLLPKGAPAIVFADDLWSEPTIRAAKAAGLKVLTVGRHGDFLTLKRVEHERHRQRAEVVADGVLHEVDLPLAGDFQIANALVSAGLAISTGTPASKALAALEKLQGAPGRLDLVGTTAAGAPVYVDYAHKPDALENVLTSVRPFTTGRVVVVFGCGGDRDRGKRPIMGEIATRLADIVIVTDDNPRTEVPETIRAAILAAAPGAIEIGDRRKAIHEAVAMLRAGDTLIVAGKGHEEGQTVGTETFHFSDHEEVREALKERVA; from the coding sequence ATGCATCTAAAAGATCTAGCCGGTATCCTGCCTGTCGAGGGAACAGTTTCCCGCGATCTGGAGGTGACCGGACTTTCCTCCGATTCCCGCTCGGTCAAGACCGGCGTCGTCTTCTTCGCCCTTGCCGGCAGCAAGGCCGACGGTTCGACCTATGCGGCCGATGCAGCGGCCCGAGGCGCCGCGGCGATCGTCACCGGCCGGGGCACGACCGTCTCCGGCCTATCGGTCCCGGTTCTCGCCGTCGATGATCCGCGCCTGGCGCTGGCACTCAGCGCGGCACGCTTCTTCGGGCGCCAGCCGCAGACCATGGTTGCCGTCACCGGCACCGCCGGCAAGACATCCGTCGCCGCTTTCACCCGCCAGATCTGGGAGCAGGCGGGTTTTGCCGCCGCTTCGATCGGCACGACCGGTGTCGTTGCGCCCGGCCGCAACGAATATGGCTCACTGACGACGCCCGATCCGGTGGCGCTGCACCGACTGCTCAAGGAACTGGCGGATGCCGGCGTTACCCACGCCTCGATGGAAGCCTCGAGCCACGGTCTCGACCAGCGCCGCCTCGACGGCGTGAAGCTGGCGGCCGGCGCTTTCACCAATCTCGGCCGCGACCACATGGATTATCATCCGACGGTCGAGGATTATCACCGCGCCAAGCTGCGCCTGTTCGACACGTTGCTGCCGAAAGGCGCGCCAGCGATCGTCTTTGCCGACGACCTGTGGTCGGAGCCCACGATCAGGGCCGCAAAGGCGGCGGGCCTGAAGGTGTTGACCGTCGGTCGCCATGGCGATTTCCTGACACTCAAGCGGGTCGAGCATGAGCGCCATCGCCAGCGCGCCGAGGTCGTGGCGGACGGCGTGCTGCACGAGGTCGACCTGCCATTGGCCGGCGATTTCCAGATCGCCAACGCGCTGGTCTCGGCCGGCCTTGCCATCTCGACCGGAACGCCGGCAAGCAAAGCCCTGGCGGCGTTGGAAAAATTGCAGGGCGCGCCGGGCCGGCTCGACCTCGTCGGCACCACTGCCGCCGGCGCCCCCGTCTATGTCGACTACGCGCACAAGCCCGATGCGCTGGAGAATGTGCTGACCTCGGTCCGGCCTTTCACCACGGGCCGCGTCGTCGTGGTGTTCGGCTGCGGCGGCGACCGCGATCGGGGAAAAAGGCCGATCATGGGCGAGATCGCGACGCGGCTCGCCGATATCGTCATCGTCACCGACGACAACCCGCGCACGGAAGTGCCCGAAACCATCCGCGCGGCGATCCTCGCAGCGGCGCCGGGCGCCATCGAGATCGGCGATCGCCGCAAGGCAATCCACGAGGCGGTGGCGATGCTTCGCGCCGGCGACACGCTCATCGTCGCCGGCAAGGGGCATGAGGAAGGCCAGACCGTCGGCACCGAAACCTTCCACTTCTCCGACCATGAGGAAGTGCGCGAGGCGCTCAAGGAGCGCGTCGCATGA
- a CDS encoding UDP-N-acetylmuramoylalanyl-D-glutamyl-2,6-diaminopimelate--D-alanyl-D-alanine ligase, whose protein sequence is MSLLWTSEALVEAVGGRPIGSLPEGITGISIDSRSLAPGDAFFAIKGEAMDGHDFATAAVKAGAAVLVVAEGKLPSLGRLTAPMIVVQDVLAALEKLGVAARARSKARIVAVTGSAGKTTTKEALRHVLSAVGKVHASAQSFNNHWGVPLTLARMPQDCDYAVFEIGMNHPGEIRPLVKMVRPHVAIVTIIAAAHLGFFKNLDEIATAKAEIFEGIEPGGAALLNRDDPRWKLLGKMAKEAGVEHVFGFGENPRSAFRLVGCELHADHSDIAVKLGKKDLTARVGAPGRHIVQNVLAVLGAAQLVGADLDKVAAALADLSAERGRGRRHVLHHPNGPITLIDESYNANPASMAAAMALLNATPVSGEGRRIAVLGDMLELGSHSAKLHAALAGLIVGTGTRNVFLGGPEMQALADVLPSDIATEYRSEAEELKPIVISALRPGDVVMVKSSKGIGFSKLVEALLGKFPAEATNIKPT, encoded by the coding sequence ATGAGTTTGCTGTGGACGTCGGAAGCGCTGGTCGAAGCCGTGGGCGGCAGGCCGATCGGCTCGCTGCCGGAAGGCATCACCGGCATTTCGATCGACAGCCGCAGCCTTGCGCCCGGAGACGCCTTCTTCGCCATCAAGGGCGAGGCGATGGACGGCCATGATTTCGCGACAGCCGCGGTCAAGGCCGGAGCGGCAGTGCTGGTCGTCGCCGAGGGCAAGCTGCCCTCGCTCGGCCGGCTGACGGCGCCGATGATCGTCGTGCAGGACGTGCTTGCGGCTCTCGAGAAGCTCGGTGTGGCCGCCCGCGCCCGCTCGAAGGCCAGGATCGTCGCGGTCACGGGCTCGGCCGGCAAGACGACCACCAAGGAAGCGCTGCGCCATGTGCTGTCGGCGGTTGGCAAGGTGCACGCCTCGGCGCAGTCATTCAACAACCATTGGGGCGTGCCGCTGACGCTGGCGCGCATGCCGCAGGACTGCGACTACGCGGTCTTCGAGATCGGCATGAACCATCCGGGCGAGATCAGGCCGCTGGTCAAGATGGTCAGGCCGCATGTCGCCATCGTGACGATCATCGCCGCCGCCCATCTCGGCTTCTTCAAGAATCTCGACGAGATCGCCACGGCCAAGGCCGAGATTTTCGAGGGGATCGAGCCCGGCGGCGCCGCGCTGCTCAACCGCGACGATCCACGCTGGAAGCTGCTCGGGAAAATGGCGAAAGAGGCGGGGGTCGAGCATGTCTTCGGCTTCGGCGAAAATCCCCGTTCGGCCTTCCGCCTTGTCGGCTGCGAGCTTCATGCCGACCATTCCGACATCGCCGTCAAGCTCGGCAAGAAGGACCTGACCGCCCGTGTCGGGGCGCCTGGCCGCCATATCGTGCAGAACGTGCTGGCGGTGCTCGGCGCCGCGCAACTGGTCGGTGCAGACCTCGACAAGGTCGCGGCTGCGCTTGCGGATCTTTCGGCTGAGCGCGGACGGGGCCGGCGCCATGTCCTGCATCATCCCAACGGGCCGATCACGCTGATCGACGAGAGCTATAACGCCAATCCGGCGTCGATGGCGGCGGCCATGGCGCTGCTCAACGCTACGCCTGTCTCGGGCGAGGGCCGGCGCATCGCGGTGCTCGGAGACATGCTGGAGCTCGGCAGCCATTCGGCCAAGCTCCATGCGGCGCTTGCCGGGCTGATCGTCGGCACAGGCACGCGCAACGTCTTTCTCGGCGGGCCGGAAATGCAGGCGCTGGCCGACGTCCTGCCGTCAGACATCGCAACCGAGTATCGATCGGAAGCGGAAGAACTGAAGCCGATCGTGATCTCCGCGCTCAGGCCCGGCGACGTGGTGATGGTCAAATCGTCGAAAGGCATCGGGTTTTCAAAGCTGGTCGAGGCATTGCTCGGCAAATTTCCGGCGGAAGCCACAAACATTAAGCCGACCTAG
- the murD gene encoding UDP-N-acetylmuramoyl-L-alanine--D-glutamate ligase produces the protein MIPAFSFSGKRVSLFGLGGSGIATAHALIAGGAEVLAWDDNPDSVAKAAAAGIATGDLHAADWQHFAAFVLSPGVPLTHPKPHWTVELARGAGVEVIGDIELFCRERISRAPAAPFVAITGTNGKSTTTALTAHILKSAGRDTQMGGNIGRAIMTLDPPEPTRHYVAECSSYQIDLAPSINPTAGILLNLTPDHLDRHGTMAHYASIKERLVAGSDTAIIGVDDSWCAQIADRLERAGRQVIRISKRLPLTDGYFADGTNLMEAVHGRYSRVAFLEGIGSLRGQHNAQNALAAVVACLKVGLDLGEIQAGLESFPGLAHRMEQVGRKDHVLFVNDSKATNADAAAPALSSFANRIYWIAGGLPKEGGIEPLRGFFPRIAKAYLIGEAAPAFAATLGETVPYEISGTLAAAVEHAAADAAKDTGGEAVVLLSPACASFDQFKNFEVRGEAFRQAATAIDGVNPIGGPR, from the coding sequence TTGATCCCCGCCTTTTCCTTTTCAGGCAAACGCGTTTCGCTCTTCGGGCTTGGCGGCTCGGGGATCGCCACCGCGCATGCGCTGATCGCGGGGGGCGCCGAGGTGCTGGCGTGGGACGACAATCCGGACAGCGTCGCCAAGGCGGCGGCCGCGGGGATTGCGACCGGCGATCTGCACGCCGCCGACTGGCAGCACTTCGCCGCCTTCGTTTTGTCGCCAGGGGTACCGCTGACGCATCCCAAGCCGCATTGGACGGTGGAGCTGGCGCGGGGCGCCGGCGTCGAGGTCATCGGCGATATCGAGCTGTTCTGCCGCGAGCGCATCAGCCGCGCGCCGGCAGCACCCTTCGTCGCGATCACCGGCACCAACGGCAAGTCCACGACGACGGCGCTGACGGCGCACATCCTGAAATCGGCGGGCCGCGACACGCAGATGGGCGGCAATATCGGCCGTGCCATCATGACGCTCGATCCGCCCGAGCCGACACGGCATTATGTGGCCGAGTGCTCGTCCTACCAGATCGATCTCGCGCCCTCGATCAATCCGACCGCCGGCATCCTGCTCAACCTGACGCCGGACCATCTCGACCGGCATGGCACGATGGCGCATTACGCCTCGATCAAGGAAAGGCTGGTCGCGGGCTCAGACACCGCGATCATCGGCGTCGACGATTCCTGGTGCGCCCAGATCGCCGACCGCCTGGAGCGCGCCGGCCGGCAGGTCATCCGCATTTCCAAGCGCCTGCCACTGACCGACGGCTATTTCGCCGACGGCACCAATCTGATGGAAGCCGTGCATGGCCGCTACAGCCGCGTCGCCTTCCTTGAAGGCATCGGCTCGTTGCGCGGCCAGCACAATGCGCAGAATGCGCTGGCCGCCGTTGTCGCCTGCCTGAAGGTCGGGCTCGATCTCGGCGAGATCCAGGCCGGGCTCGAAAGCTTCCCCGGGCTGGCGCACCGCATGGAGCAGGTCGGCCGCAAGGACCATGTGCTGTTCGTCAACGATTCCAAGGCGACCAATGCCGATGCTGCAGCGCCCGCGCTGTCGAGCTTCGCCAACCGTATCTACTGGATCGCCGGCGGCCTGCCCAAGGAAGGCGGCATCGAGCCGCTGCGCGGCTTCTTCCCGCGCATCGCCAAGGCCTATCTGATCGGCGAGGCGGCGCCCGCCTTTGCGGCGACGCTCGGCGAGACGGTGCCTTACGAGATATCCGGAACGCTGGCGGCGGCGGTGGAGCATGCCGCCGCCGACGCGGCAAAGGACACCGGCGGCGAGGCCGTGGTGCTGCTTTCGCCGGCCTGCGCCAGTTTCGACCAGTTCAAGAATTTCGAAGTTCGCGGCGAAGCCTTCAGGCAAGCTGCGACTGCTATAGATGGTGTGAACCCCATCGGAGGGCCACGTTGA
- the mraY gene encoding phospho-N-acetylmuramoyl-pentapeptide-transferase, with protein MFTLLVDFADKISFFNVFRYITFRTGGALITSALIVFIFGPTIINSLRLRQGKGQPIRADGPQTHFKKAGTPTMGGLMILSGIIGSSLLWANLSSIYVWVVLLVTVGFGSIGFYDDYLKVTKQSHLGFSGKARLAIEFIVAAIAAWVIMHNGQAPFSSSLTFPFAKEFLINLGWFFIPFSCFVIVGAGNAVNLTDGLDGLAIVPIMIAAASFGVIAYLSGNAVFAEYLQIHFVPGTGELAVVLGAVIGAGLGFLWFNAPPAAIFMGDTGSLAMGGLIGTIAVATKHEIVLVIVGGLFVVEILSVIIQVGYFKMTGKRVFLMAPIHHHFEKLGWTESQVVIRFWIIAVILALVGLSTLKLR; from the coding sequence ATGTTCACATTGCTCGTCGATTTCGCGGACAAAATCTCGTTCTTCAACGTCTTCCGCTACATCACTTTTCGCACCGGCGGCGCGCTGATCACGTCGGCGCTGATCGTCTTCATCTTCGGGCCGACGATCATCAATTCGCTGCGCCTGCGGCAAGGCAAGGGCCAGCCGATCCGCGCCGATGGCCCGCAGACCCATTTCAAGAAGGCCGGAACGCCGACCATGGGCGGGCTGATGATCCTGTCCGGCATCATCGGTTCGTCGCTCTTATGGGCTAACCTGTCCAGCATCTATGTCTGGGTGGTGCTGCTGGTCACCGTCGGCTTCGGCTCGATCGGCTTTTACGACGACTACCTCAAGGTCACCAAGCAGTCGCATCTGGGCTTCTCCGGCAAAGCGAGGCTGGCGATCGAGTTCATCGTCGCGGCAATCGCCGCGTGGGTGATCATGCACAACGGCCAGGCGCCGTTCTCGTCGTCGCTGACCTTCCCCTTCGCCAAGGAATTCCTCATCAACCTCGGCTGGTTCTTCATCCCGTTCTCCTGCTTCGTGATCGTCGGCGCCGGCAATGCGGTGAACCTGACCGATGGCCTCGACGGCCTGGCGATCGTGCCGATCATGATCGCGGCGGCGTCCTTCGGCGTCATCGCCTATCTTTCGGGCAACGCGGTCTTCGCCGAATATCTGCAGATCCACTTCGTTCCCGGCACCGGCGAGCTCGCCGTCGTGCTCGGCGCGGTGATCGGCGCGGGCCTTGGCTTCCTCTGGTTCAACGCGCCGCCGGCCGCGATCTTCATGGGCGACACCGGCTCGCTGGCGATGGGCGGCCTGATCGGCACCATCGCGGTCGCCACCAAGCACGAGATCGTGCTGGTCATCGTCGGCGGCCTGTTCGTGGTCGAGATCCTGTCGGTCATCATCCAGGTCGGCTACTTCAAGATGACCGGCAAGCGCGTTTTCCTGATGGCGCCGATCCATCACCATTTCGAAAAGCTCGGCTGGACCGAAAGCCAGGTGGTGATCCGCTTCTGGATCATTGCCGTCATCCTGGCGCTGGTCGGCCTCTCCACCCTCAAGCTGAGATAG
- the murC gene encoding UDP-N-acetylmuramate--L-alanine ligase: MKMPQTIGLVHFIGIGGIGMSGIAEVLHNLGYKVQGSDQADGANVQRLRDKGIECFVGHKAENLGDAEVVVVSTAIKKSNPELKAAREKLLPIVRRAEMLAELMRFRQAVAIGGTHGKTTTTSMVATLLEAGGLDPTVINGGIINAYGTNARMGDGEWMVVEADESDGTFLKLPADIAVVTNIDPEHLDHYGSFDKVREAFRQFVENVPFYGFGVMCTDHPEVQALVGRIEDRRVITYGENAQADVRFTNHRMQGAISEFDVVIRDRKGRGTTSINDLRLPMPGRHNVSNATAAIAVAHELGLSAEAIKKGLSSFAGVKRRFTHTGSWNGVEVFDDYGHHPVEIAAVLKAARSATKGRVIAIAQPHRFTRLHDLFDEFSVCFNDADTVMVAPVYAAGEEPIEGVTSDALVSRIRSGGHRDARYIDGAAAIAPVIRELAKPGDFVVFLGAGNITQWAYALPKELGGTPS; encoded by the coding sequence ATGAAGATGCCGCAGACGATCGGCCTTGTGCATTTCATCGGCATCGGCGGCATCGGCATGAGCGGCATCGCCGAGGTGCTGCACAATCTCGGCTACAAGGTGCAGGGGTCCGACCAGGCCGACGGCGCCAATGTGCAGCGGCTGCGCGACAAGGGCATCGAATGCTTCGTCGGCCACAAGGCCGAGAATCTCGGCGACGCCGAAGTCGTGGTCGTTTCGACCGCTATCAAGAAATCCAACCCGGAACTGAAAGCCGCGCGCGAGAAGTTGCTGCCGATCGTCCGCCGAGCCGAGATGCTGGCCGAACTGATGCGCTTCCGTCAGGCCGTTGCCATCGGCGGCACACATGGCAAGACGACGACCACCTCCATGGTGGCGACGCTGCTCGAGGCCGGCGGGCTCGACCCGACCGTCATCAATGGCGGCATCATCAATGCCTACGGCACCAATGCGCGCATGGGCGATGGTGAGTGGATGGTGGTCGAAGCCGACGAGAGCGACGGCACCTTCCTGAAGCTGCCGGCCGACATCGCCGTCGTCACCAACATCGATCCCGAGCATCTCGACCACTATGGCAGCTTCGACAAGGTGCGCGAGGCCTTCCGCCAGTTCGTCGAGAACGTCCCGTTCTACGGCTTCGGCGTGATGTGCACCGACCATCCGGAAGTGCAGGCGCTGGTCGGCCGCATCGAGGACCGGCGCGTCATCACCTATGGCGAGAACGCGCAGGCCGATGTGCGCTTCACCAACCACCGGATGCAAGGTGCGATCTCCGAATTCGATGTCGTGATCCGCGATCGCAAGGGACGGGGCACGACTTCGATAAATGATCTGCGCCTGCCGATGCCCGGCCGGCACAACGTCTCCAACGCGACGGCGGCGATTGCCGTCGCGCATGAGCTTGGCCTCTCGGCCGAGGCGATCAAGAAGGGCCTGTCGTCCTTCGCCGGCGTCAAGCGGCGCTTCACCCATACCGGTTCGTGGAACGGCGTCGAGGTGTTCGACGATTACGGTCACCATCCGGTCGAGATCGCGGCGGTGCTGAAGGCCGCGCGCAGCGCGACCAAGGGGCGTGTGATCGCCATCGCGCAGCCGCATCGCTTCACCCGCCTGCACGATCTCTTCGATGAGTTCTCCGTCTGCTTCAACGACGCCGACACGGTGATGGTGGCGCCGGTCTATGCGGCAGGCGAAGAGCCCATCGAAGGCGTGACCTCCGACGCGCTGGTGTCGCGCATCCGCTCGGGCGGCCATCGCGACGCGCGCTATATCGATGGCGCGGCGGCGATCGCGCCAGTCATTCGCGAGCTTGCCAAGCCTGGCGATTTCGTCGTCTTCCTCGGCGCCGGTAACATCACGCAATGGGCCTATGCGCTGCCCAAGGAACTGGGTGGGACGCCCTCATGA
- the murG gene encoding undecaprenyldiphospho-muramoylpentapeptide beta-N-acetylglucosaminyltransferase, translating into MAKGVILLAAGGTGGHLFPAEALAHELIERGWKVHLATDRRAERYSGQFPAADIHAIASATLGSRNPVAVISAFWKIWQGVREAGRIIARIKPEAVVGFGGYPTLPPLYAATRRRVPTLIHEQNAVMGRANKALASRVDAIAGGFLPEGASADGAKTVTTGNPVRPQILEAAKTPYVVPNEGEPFRFLVFGGSQGAQFFSDAVPAAIALLPQDQRKRLAITQQARAEDVARVKAAYAELGVDVQVSPFFTDMAARMGAAHLVMSRSGASTVSEIAVIGRPALLVPYPHALDHDQAANAAALAAAGGAELHPQSTLSAERIAELVGGLMKAPNRLATMAAAARSAGKPNAAQLLADLTEAIASGKTVSDYRRTRA; encoded by the coding sequence ATGGCAAAGGGTGTGATCCTGCTTGCAGCCGGCGGAACGGGCGGACATCTGTTTCCGGCCGAGGCGCTGGCGCATGAGCTGATCGAACGCGGCTGGAAGGTGCATCTCGCCACCGACCGTCGCGCCGAGCGTTATTCCGGCCAGTTTCCCGCCGCCGACATCCACGCGATCGCCTCGGCGACGCTGGGATCGAGGAATCCGGTCGCCGTGATCTCGGCCTTCTGGAAAATCTGGCAGGGCGTGCGCGAAGCGGGAAGGATCATCGCCAGGATCAAGCCGGAGGCGGTCGTCGGCTTCGGCGGCTATCCGACGCTGCCGCCGCTCTATGCGGCGACAAGGCGAAGAGTGCCGACGCTGATCCATGAGCAGAACGCCGTCATGGGCCGCGCCAACAAGGCGCTTGCCAGCCGCGTCGATGCGATTGCCGGCGGCTTCCTGCCGGAGGGCGCCAGCGCTGACGGCGCAAAGACGGTGACCACCGGCAATCCGGTCAGGCCGCAGATCCTCGAGGCAGCGAAGACGCCTTACGTGGTACCGAACGAGGGCGAGCCGTTCCGTTTCCTGGTGTTCGGCGGCAGCCAGGGCGCGCAGTTCTTTTCCGATGCGGTTCCAGCAGCGATCGCGCTTTTGCCGCAAGACCAGCGCAAGCGGCTGGCGATCACCCAGCAGGCGCGCGCCGAGGATGTGGCGCGGGTGAAGGCCGCCTATGCCGAACTCGGCGTCGACGTCCAGGTTTCGCCCTTCTTCACCGACATGGCGGCGCGCATGGGGGCGGCGCATCTGGTGATGTCGCGCTCCGGCGCCTCGACGGTTTCGGAAATCGCCGTCATCGGCCGGCCGGCGCTGCTGGTGCCTTATCCGCATGCGCTCGATCACGACCAGGCGGCGAATGCCGCGGCCCTTGCCGCCGCCGGCGGGGCCGAACTCCACCCGCAATCGACGCTGTCGGCGGAGCGGATCGCCGAGTTGGTCGGTGGGCTGATGAAGGCTCCGAACCGGCTGGCGACCATGGCCGCCGCCGCCCGCTCGGCCGGGAAACCGAACGCGGCGCAGTTGCTCGCCGATCTGACAGAGGCTATTGCGTCCGGCAAAACGGTTTCGGACTACAGGAGGACGCGCGCATGA